One segment of Nocardioides sp. QY071 DNA contains the following:
- a CDS encoding MscL family protein: protein MSGFKKFILRGNLVDLAVAVIIGASFATVVNTFVNWLTAQMPDSASEIFSNEANSFGAFLNAVVAFVILAAVVYFLVVMPYTKAKERYFPDEPEAEAPDIVLLTQIRDSLVNR, encoded by the coding sequence ATGTCCGGGTTCAAGAAGTTCATCCTGCGAGGCAACCTGGTCGACCTGGCCGTTGCCGTGATCATCGGCGCCTCGTTCGCCACCGTCGTCAACACCTTCGTCAACTGGCTGACCGCCCAGATGCCTGACTCCGCCAGCGAGATCTTCAGCAACGAGGCGAACTCCTTCGGCGCGTTCCTCAACGCCGTCGTGGCGTTCGTGATCCTCGCCGCCGTCGTCTACTTCCTGGTCGTCATGCCCTACACGAAGGCCAAGGAGCGCTACTTCCCCGACGAGCCCGAGGCGGAGGCTCCCGACATCGTGTTGCTGACCCAGATCCGCGACTCGCTCGTCAACCGCTGA
- a CDS encoding SAF domain-containing protein, translating to MDSRSPLHRLRDARDHVRRRVLRRRRLIAALLLGVGAAVAVRSVAPPPPSTATLLVAARDLPAGREVAAGDLVPVEVPPDAVPERVARDPVGRRLAAPVRAGEAVTDVRLVGPGLGAAQPAGTVTVPIRLSDAGQVALLSPGDRIDLLGTDPQAGTTEALAHDATVLAVPDAASAADGALPGRLVVLALDSGAVYHVTSASAAEYVTYTWSRS from the coding sequence ATGGACTCCCGCTCACCCCTGCACCGGCTGCGTGACGCCCGCGACCACGTACGACGACGGGTGCTGCGGCGCCGACGGCTGATCGCCGCCCTGCTGCTCGGCGTGGGCGCCGCCGTCGCGGTGCGCTCCGTCGCACCGCCGCCACCCTCGACCGCCACGCTCCTCGTGGCGGCGCGCGACCTGCCCGCCGGCCGCGAGGTCGCCGCGGGCGACCTGGTCCCGGTGGAGGTGCCGCCGGACGCCGTACCGGAACGAGTGGCGCGCGATCCCGTGGGGCGCCGGCTCGCGGCACCGGTGCGAGCCGGCGAGGCGGTCACCGACGTGCGCCTGGTCGGCCCCGGCCTCGGGGCGGCCCAGCCCGCCGGCACCGTCACCGTGCCGATCCGGCTCTCCGACGCCGGCCAGGTGGCGCTGCTGAGCCCCGGGGACCGGATCGACCTGCTCGGCACCGACCCCCAAGCCGGCACGACCGAGGCCCTGGCGCACGACGCGACCGTGCTCGCCGTACCGGATGCCGCCTCGGCCGCCGACGGCGCGCTTCCCGGGCGCCTGGTCGTGCTGGCCCTAGATTCGGGAGCCGTGTATCACGTCACGTCGGCGTCCGCAGCCGAATACGTGACTTATACATGGAGTCGCAGTTAG
- a CDS encoding FmdB family zinc ribbon protein has product MPTYQYLCTECGHAFEQVQKFSDDALTTCPECTGKLRKVFNSVGVVFKGSGFYKTDSKASSSASSTPSTPAASSTTSSSSSSESSGASSTSSAASPA; this is encoded by the coding sequence ATGCCCACCTACCAGTACCTGTGCACCGAGTGTGGTCATGCCTTCGAGCAGGTCCAGAAGTTCAGCGACGACGCCCTGACCACGTGCCCCGAGTGCACCGGCAAGCTGCGCAAGGTCTTCAACTCGGTCGGTGTCGTGTTCAAGGGCTCCGGGTTCTACAAGACCGACAGCAAGGCGTCGAGCAGCGCGTCGAGCACGCCGTCCACACCGGCGGCCTCCTCGACCACCTCGTCGTCCTCGTCGAGCGAGTCGTCCGGGGCGTCGAGCACGAGCTCGGCCGCCTCTCCCGCCTGA
- a CDS encoding penicillin acylase family protein: MADLDTPSPARARWPRWLRWTTALGVLLVLVLVAGLTTAVVGVRRSWPQTGGELSISGLDGEVRVVRDDHGIPQIYADSTHDLMLAQGFVHAQDRFFEMDVRRHATAGRLSELFGESGLETDLVVRTLGWREVAEKEVAMLRPATRSALDAYAEGVNAYLEGRSTSQMSLEYSLLGITGLDYQPEQWTAVDSVAWLKAMAWDLRGNLEEEIGRSIATATVGEDRTQDLYPGYPYAAHAPIVQQGGVADGVFDQDATGAGAGGLTRPPVGGAATVRALAKVRSVLGGMPALLGRGDGIGSNAWVVDGDHTDTGAPILANDPHLGISLPGVWTQVGLHCRTLSDECPYDVAGFSFSGVPGVVIGHNRDIAWGFTNLGPDVTDLYVERVTGDEWEYDGQQLPMTRRTEKIEVRDGKDVELTVRATSHGPLLSDLARFADEDGIEITEDGLLDQVDAVADGQQDESAGDVAISLAWTALTPRPTADALLALDRASDWTSFHKALSSFATPGQNVVYADTEGHIGYQATGAVPIRRPGNDGRLPAAGWLKETDWTGEVVPYDALPNVLDPDSGIIATANQAVIDPTRYPPYLTSDWDLGYRSDRINRLLAADDELSVEGMAAIQLDDRSAIGEALTPYLLDVELPRGYYSDGQRLLKSWNYQQDADSAAAAYFNVVWREVLSRTFSDELPKVIQPDGGDRWFAVVSALLPRGKNPWWDDVRTDDKVERRSDILRDAMIAARDELTALESPNAEEWTWGALHELELRSSTLGESGIGIVERLFNRGGWEVGGGGSLVNATAWDARTGYQVATAPSMRMVVPMDDLDAARWINLTGVSGHAFHPHYTDQTDLWARGQTLPWVFSEKAVDDAAEDVLLLKPEG; encoded by the coding sequence ATGGCGGACCTCGACACTCCTTCCCCGGCCCGCGCACGCTGGCCCCGGTGGCTGCGCTGGACCACTGCCCTCGGGGTACTCCTGGTCCTCGTCCTGGTCGCCGGCCTGACCACCGCGGTCGTCGGCGTGCGCCGCTCCTGGCCCCAGACCGGCGGCGAGCTGTCGATCAGCGGCCTCGACGGCGAGGTCCGGGTGGTCCGCGACGACCACGGCATCCCGCAGATCTACGCCGACTCGACCCACGACCTGATGCTGGCGCAGGGCTTCGTGCACGCCCAGGACCGCTTCTTCGAGATGGACGTACGACGGCACGCCACCGCCGGGCGCCTCTCGGAGCTCTTCGGCGAGTCCGGCCTGGAGACCGACCTGGTGGTGCGCACCCTCGGCTGGCGCGAGGTGGCCGAGAAGGAGGTCGCGATGCTGCGGCCGGCGACTCGCAGCGCGCTGGACGCGTACGCCGAGGGCGTCAACGCCTACCTCGAGGGCCGATCCACCTCCCAGATGTCGCTGGAGTACTCCCTCCTCGGCATCACCGGCCTCGACTACCAGCCCGAGCAGTGGACTGCCGTCGACTCGGTCGCCTGGCTCAAGGCGATGGCCTGGGACCTGCGCGGCAACCTCGAGGAGGAGATCGGCCGCTCGATCGCGACCGCGACCGTCGGCGAGGACCGCACCCAGGACCTCTACCCCGGCTACCCGTACGCCGCGCACGCCCCGATCGTGCAGCAGGGCGGCGTGGCCGACGGCGTCTTCGACCAGGACGCGACCGGCGCCGGTGCCGGCGGCCTCACCCGCCCGCCGGTGGGCGGCGCCGCGACCGTGCGGGCGCTCGCGAAGGTGCGCAGCGTGCTGGGCGGCATGCCCGCCCTGCTCGGCCGGGGCGACGGCATCGGCAGCAACGCGTGGGTCGTCGACGGCGACCACACCGACACCGGTGCGCCGATCCTCGCCAACGACCCGCACCTCGGCATCTCGCTGCCCGGCGTGTGGACCCAGGTCGGCCTGCACTGCCGCACCCTGTCCGACGAGTGCCCCTACGACGTGGCCGGGTTCAGCTTCTCCGGCGTGCCCGGCGTGGTGATCGGCCACAACCGCGACATCGCCTGGGGCTTCACGAACCTCGGCCCCGACGTGACCGACCTGTACGTCGAGCGGGTCACCGGCGACGAGTGGGAGTACGACGGCCAGCAGCTCCCGATGACCCGGCGTACCGAGAAGATCGAGGTGCGCGACGGCAAGGACGTCGAGCTCACCGTCCGCGCCACGAGCCACGGCCCGCTGCTGTCGGACCTCGCGCGGTTCGCAGACGAGGACGGCATCGAGATCACCGAGGACGGCCTGCTCGACCAGGTCGATGCCGTCGCCGACGGTCAGCAGGACGAGTCGGCCGGAGACGTCGCGATCTCGCTGGCCTGGACCGCGCTGACCCCGCGCCCGACCGCCGACGCGCTGCTCGCCCTCGACCGGGCCTCGGACTGGACGTCCTTCCACAAGGCGCTCTCCTCGTTCGCCACCCCGGGCCAGAACGTCGTGTACGCCGACACCGAGGGCCACATCGGCTACCAGGCGACCGGCGCCGTCCCCATCCGCCGGCCCGGCAACGACGGCCGGCTCCCCGCCGCCGGCTGGCTCAAGGAGACCGACTGGACCGGCGAGGTCGTGCCGTACGACGCGCTGCCGAACGTCCTCGACCCCGACTCCGGGATCATCGCGACCGCCAACCAGGCGGTGATCGACCCGACCCGCTACCCGCCGTACCTCACCTCGGACTGGGACCTCGGCTACCGCTCGGACCGGATCAACCGGCTGCTCGCGGCCGACGACGAGCTCAGCGTCGAGGGCATGGCGGCCATCCAGCTCGACGACCGCAGCGCGATCGGGGAGGCGCTCACGCCGTACCTGCTCGACGTGGAGCTGCCGCGCGGCTACTACTCCGACGGGCAGCGCCTGCTGAAGTCGTGGAACTACCAGCAGGACGCCGACAGCGCGGCGGCGGCGTACTTCAACGTGGTGTGGCGCGAGGTCCTCTCCCGCACGTTCTCCGACGAGCTGCCGAAGGTGATCCAGCCCGACGGGGGCGACCGCTGGTTCGCCGTGGTGAGTGCGCTGCTGCCGCGCGGCAAGAACCCGTGGTGGGACGACGTGCGCACCGACGACAAGGTCGAGCGCCGCTCCGACATCCTGCGTGACGCGATGATCGCGGCCCGCGACGAGCTCACGGCGCTGGAGTCGCCGAACGCCGAGGAGTGGACCTGGGGTGCGCTGCACGAGCTCGAGCTGCGCTCCTCGACGCTGGGGGAGTCCGGGATCGGGATCGTCGAGCGGCTCTTCAACCGCGGTGGCTGGGAGGTCGGCGGTGGTGGCTCGCTGGTCAACGCGACCGCGTGGGACGCGCGCACCGGCTACCAGGTCGCGACCGCGCCGTCGATGCGGATGGTCGTCCCGATGGACGACCTCGACGCGGCCCGCTGGATCAACCTCACCGGCGTCTCCGGGCACGCCTTCCACCCGCACTACACCGACCAGACCGACCTGTGGGCCCGCGGCCAGACCCTGCCCTGGGTGTTCTCGGAGAAGGCGGTCGACGACGCCGCCGAGGACGTGCTGCTGCTCAAGCCCGAGGGCTGA
- a CDS encoding 5-formyltetrahydrofolate cyclo-ligase codes for MTGPHPLQGAAKVAARDQLLTARRRRSLTEVGAAARAIADHLLAAPEVRRAATVAAYVSVGTEPGTTALLDLLVDAGKRVVLPVLMADNDLDWAAYHGPTSLAPARRGLLEPVGTPLGVEAVATADVVLVPGLAVSRDGMRLGRGGGSYDRALSRVPVGTFTCVLLYDDEVLLDVPAEPHDRPVSAAATPGGVLRFDSP; via the coding sequence GTGACAGGTCCACATCCGCTCCAAGGAGCGGCCAAGGTCGCGGCCCGCGACCAGCTCCTCACCGCCCGGCGACGCCGCTCGCTTACCGAGGTCGGGGCCGCCGCCCGGGCCATCGCCGACCATCTCCTCGCGGCGCCGGAGGTACGCCGGGCGGCCACCGTGGCGGCGTACGTCTCCGTCGGCACCGAGCCCGGCACCACCGCGCTGCTCGACCTGCTGGTCGACGCGGGCAAGCGCGTGGTGCTGCCGGTGCTGATGGCCGACAACGACCTGGACTGGGCGGCGTACCACGGTCCGACCTCGCTGGCGCCGGCCCGGCGCGGCCTGCTCGAGCCGGTCGGCACGCCCCTCGGCGTCGAAGCGGTCGCGACGGCCGACGTCGTCCTCGTCCCCGGCCTCGCGGTGTCCCGCGACGGGATGCGACTGGGCCGTGGCGGCGGGTCCTACGACCGGGCGCTGTCCCGCGTGCCGGTCGGGACCTTCACCTGCGTCCTGCTCTACGACGACGAGGTCCTCCTCGACGTACCCGCCGAGCCGCACGACCGCCCGGTCTCCGCGGCCGCGACCCCCGGCGGGGTGCTGCGGTTCGACTCCCCCTGA
- a CDS encoding UTP--glucose-1-phosphate uridylyltransferase: MSGRSGGLEKARAKMLDAGVDPVAIETFAHYYRLLEHGETGMIPESTIEPVDIESLADVEVAEDVAADAIGRTVAIKLNGGLGTSMGMERAKSLLCVRRGLSFLDIIARQALHLRRQYDARLPLLFMNSFRTSADTLDALGRYEDLAVDGLPLEFLQNKEPKLLTSDLTPAAWPKDPDLEWCPPGHGDLYTALRGTGLLDRLIEQGYRYVFVSNSDNLGAVPDPRVAGWFASTGAPFAIEAVRRTASDRKGGHFARRKADGRIVLRETAQTLPEDRAALADLERHRFTSTNNLWFDLHAMKAVLDGREGILGLPLIRNVKHVDPADPASPEVVQIETAMGAAIEVFDGARLIEVGRDRFIPVKTTNDLLVLRSDVYEIGADFALTQVATDVPYVELDADHYKVVGEFDKRFPEGAPSLAKATALKVEGDWTFGHGVQVVGAVELDAKGAQRVPAGEVLSGSDD; this comes from the coding sequence ATGAGTGGCCGCAGTGGCGGTCTCGAGAAGGCGCGGGCGAAGATGCTCGACGCGGGGGTCGACCCCGTGGCGATCGAGACGTTCGCGCACTACTACCGGCTGCTCGAGCACGGTGAGACCGGCATGATCCCGGAGTCGACCATCGAGCCGGTCGACATCGAGAGCCTCGCCGACGTCGAGGTCGCTGAGGACGTCGCGGCCGACGCGATCGGGAGGACCGTCGCGATCAAGCTCAACGGCGGGCTCGGCACCTCGATGGGCATGGAGCGCGCCAAGTCGCTGCTCTGCGTGCGCCGCGGCCTGTCCTTCCTCGACATCATCGCCCGCCAGGCGCTGCACCTGCGTCGGCAGTACGACGCCCGCCTGCCGCTGCTGTTCATGAACTCGTTCCGCACCTCGGCCGACACCCTCGACGCCCTCGGCCGCTACGAGGACCTCGCCGTCGACGGCCTGCCCCTGGAGTTCCTGCAGAACAAGGAGCCCAAGCTCCTCACCTCCGACCTGACGCCGGCCGCCTGGCCCAAGGACCCTGACCTCGAGTGGTGTCCGCCCGGTCACGGCGACCTCTACACCGCGCTGCGCGGCACCGGCCTGCTCGACCGCCTGATCGAGCAGGGCTACCGCTACGTCTTCGTGTCCAACTCCGACAACCTCGGCGCCGTACCCGACCCGCGGGTCGCGGGCTGGTTCGCCTCGACGGGTGCGCCCTTCGCGATCGAGGCCGTACGACGGACCGCCTCCGACCGCAAGGGCGGCCACTTCGCGCGTCGCAAGGCCGACGGCCGGATCGTGCTGCGCGAGACCGCGCAGACGCTGCCCGAGGACCGCGCGGCTCTCGCCGACCTCGAGCGGCACCGGTTCACCTCGACCAACAACCTGTGGTTCGACCTGCACGCGATGAAGGCGGTGCTCGACGGCCGCGAGGGCATCCTCGGGCTGCCGCTGATCCGCAACGTCAAGCACGTCGACCCGGCCGACCCCGCCTCGCCGGAGGTCGTGCAGATCGAGACCGCGATGGGTGCGGCGATCGAGGTCTTCGACGGCGCCCGCCTGATCGAGGTCGGTCGCGACCGGTTCATCCCGGTCAAGACCACCAACGACCTGCTCGTGCTGCGCTCCGACGTCTACGAGATCGGCGCCGACTTCGCGCTGACGCAGGTCGCCACCGACGTGCCGTACGTCGAGCTGGACGCCGACCACTACAAGGTCGTCGGCGAGTTCGACAAGCGCTTCCCCGAGGGCGCACCGTCGCTCGCCAAGGCCACCGCGCTCAAGGTCGAGGGCGACTGGACCTTCGGCCACGGCGTCCAGGTCGTCGGTGCCGTCGAGCTGGACGCCAAGGGCGCCCAGCGGGTGCCTGCCGGTGAGGTGCTGTCGGGGTCGGATGACTGA
- the glp gene encoding gephyrin-like molybdotransferase Glp, whose amino-acid sequence MTDPACSVDEHRSRVLEGVRALDPEVVPLAEALGRVLAADVAAALSVPPFDHAAMDGFAVRAADVAAVPVSLPVTGAVAAGDAVTPLAPGTAVRIMTGAPVPPEADLVVPFEWTSGADPVEIRERADAGRHIRFEGEDVRAGEVALAAGARLGPAQLGLLTSVGASSVPVHARPRVAVLSTGAELVVGQVPDSNSPTLVAAARDAGADAAAFGPAPDDLAGFRALLATAVEAADVVVTTGGISAGDHDVVKAALRDDPAFWFGPVAMKPGRPQGCGVVVASDGRRVPVVTLPGTPIAAYAAFLLYVVPLLHALGGIRWLPPRAPLAAAVQAGDRTVLLPAVLSDASGAVAPLPGHAGHSQRLLAAADALLVVPPSGRLLPEGTFVEVLALHPRPQEGLHG is encoded by the coding sequence ATGACTGACCCGGCCTGCTCGGTCGACGAGCACCGGTCGCGGGTCCTCGAGGGCGTCCGGGCGCTCGATCCCGAGGTCGTCCCGCTCGCCGAGGCGCTCGGCCGGGTCCTGGCCGCCGACGTCGCGGCCGCCCTGTCCGTGCCGCCCTTCGACCATGCCGCGATGGACGGCTTCGCGGTCCGCGCCGCCGACGTGGCCGCGGTCCCGGTGTCGCTGCCGGTGACCGGTGCGGTCGCCGCGGGCGACGCCGTGACGCCGCTGGCACCAGGTACGGCGGTCCGGATCATGACCGGCGCCCCCGTGCCCCCGGAGGCCGACCTGGTCGTGCCCTTCGAGTGGACGTCCGGCGCCGACCCGGTCGAGATCCGCGAGCGGGCGGACGCCGGGCGACACATCCGTTTCGAGGGCGAGGACGTGCGGGCCGGCGAGGTCGCCCTCGCCGCCGGCGCGCGGCTCGGACCCGCCCAGCTCGGCCTGCTCACCTCCGTCGGTGCCTCGTCGGTCCCGGTGCACGCCCGCCCGCGGGTGGCCGTGCTGTCCACCGGCGCGGAGCTGGTCGTGGGCCAGGTGCCCGACAGCAACTCGCCCACCCTGGTCGCCGCGGCTCGCGACGCGGGCGCCGACGCCGCCGCGTTCGGCCCGGCGCCCGACGACCTCGCGGGCTTCCGTGCCCTGCTCGCCACCGCGGTCGAGGCGGCCGACGTCGTCGTCACCACGGGCGGCATCTCCGCCGGCGACCACGACGTCGTCAAGGCCGCGCTGCGCGACGACCCGGCGTTCTGGTTCGGGCCGGTCGCGATGAAGCCCGGCCGCCCCCAGGGCTGCGGGGTGGTCGTCGCCTCCGACGGCCGCCGGGTCCCCGTCGTCACGCTGCCCGGTACGCCGATCGCCGCCTACGCCGCCTTCCTGCTGTACGTCGTCCCGCTGCTCCACGCGCTGGGCGGGATCCGCTGGCTGCCGCCGCGGGCGCCGCTGGCCGCCGCGGTGCAGGCCGGCGACCGGACCGTGCTGCTGCCCGCCGTCCTCTCCGACGCCTCGGGTGCGGTGGCGCCGCTTCCCGGGCACGCCGGTCACTCGCAGCGTCTGCTCGCCGCGGCCGACGCGTTGCTCGTCGTACCGCCCTCGGGGAGGCTGTTGCCCGAGGGCACCTTCGTCGAGGTGCTCGCCCTGCATCCGCGACCCCAGGAGGGCCTTCATGGCTGA
- the moaC gene encoding cyclic pyranopterin monophosphate synthase MoaC, whose product MADDPRLTHVDEAGAARMVDVSAKAVTHRVATASGRVLVSAEVVGLLRGEGVPKGDALAVARIAGIMGAKQTPALVPLCHPLSISGVTVDLTVADDAVEIAATVRTTDRTGVEMEALTAVSVAALTIVDMVKAVDKSAVITDVRVETKSGGKSGDWSR is encoded by the coding sequence ATGGCTGACGATCCGCGGCTGACCCATGTCGACGAGGCCGGCGCGGCGCGGATGGTCGACGTGTCGGCCAAGGCCGTGACCCACCGGGTCGCGACCGCATCCGGCCGAGTCCTCGTCTCGGCGGAGGTCGTCGGCCTGCTCCGCGGCGAGGGCGTGCCGAAGGGCGACGCGCTCGCCGTGGCCCGCATCGCCGGGATCATGGGCGCCAAGCAGACGCCCGCGCTGGTCCCGCTGTGCCACCCGCTGTCGATCTCCGGTGTCACCGTCGACCTCACCGTCGCCGACGACGCCGTCGAGATCGCCGCGACCGTCAGGACCACCGACCGCACCGGCGTCGAGATGGAGGCGCTGACCGCCGTGTCCGTCGCCGCGCTCACCATCGTCGACATGGTCAAGGCCGTCGACAAGAGCGCGGTCATCACCGACGTGCGGGTCGAGACCAAGAGCGGCGGCAAGTCGGGGGACTGGTCGCGATGA
- a CDS encoding MogA/MoaB family molybdenum cofactor biosynthesis protein, producing MTSGYPAAVVVASNRAAAGVYDDTTGPLIVSALRSWGFVVDKPVVRPDGEPVGEAISAAVAGGARVVLTTGGTGLTPTDRTPEVTRPLLDREVPGLAEAIRAAGVAKGVPTAVLSRGLAGVCGTALVVNLPGSRGGVKDALAVLEPVVVHAVEQIVGSDH from the coding sequence ATGACCTCCGGCTACCCCGCTGCCGTGGTGGTGGCGTCGAACCGCGCCGCCGCCGGAGTGTACGACGACACGACCGGTCCGCTCATCGTGTCGGCCCTGCGGTCCTGGGGCTTCGTCGTCGACAAGCCCGTCGTCCGTCCGGACGGGGAGCCGGTCGGCGAGGCGATCTCGGCGGCCGTGGCCGGCGGCGCGCGGGTCGTGCTGACCACCGGCGGCACCGGCCTCACCCCGACCGACCGCACCCCCGAGGTGACCCGGCCGCTGCTCGACCGCGAGGTCCCCGGCCTGGCCGAGGCGATCCGTGCCGCCGGCGTCGCCAAGGGCGTGCCGACCGCGGTGCTCTCGCGCGGGTTGGCCGGCGTCTGCGGCACCGCCCTGGTCGTGAACCTCCCCGGCTCGCGCGGCGGCGTGAAGGACGCGCTGGCCGTGCTCGAGCCGGTGGTCGTGCACGCGGTCGAGCAGATCGTCGGGAGCGACCATTGA
- a CDS encoding GNAT family protein — protein sequence MTEAPRERMVVGVPGRAWPNELISGTDPVVRLRPIARSDARAWRTARRRNAVWLGPWDATAPPGSDARPTSFRALVKRLRKAARRGTTYPFVVEVDGVFAGQVSVNNIVRGSAQFASVGYWIDQQFAGRGVIPRAVAMVIDHCFFLGGLHRIEICIRPENSNSLRVVEKLGIREVGYAPYFLHIDGEWRDHRIFAVTREEAPRGVLVRLDRQIT from the coding sequence TTGACCGAGGCCCCTCGCGAGCGGATGGTCGTCGGCGTCCCGGGCCGGGCCTGGCCCAACGAGCTGATCTCCGGCACCGACCCCGTCGTCCGGTTGCGCCCCATCGCGCGCTCCGACGCCCGCGCCTGGCGCACCGCGCGGCGCCGCAACGCCGTGTGGCTGGGGCCCTGGGACGCCACCGCCCCGCCCGGCTCCGACGCCCGCCCGACCTCGTTCCGGGCCCTGGTCAAGCGGCTGCGCAAGGCTGCGCGGCGCGGGACGACGTACCCCTTCGTGGTGGAGGTCGACGGCGTCTTCGCCGGCCAGGTCAGCGTCAACAACATCGTGCGCGGCTCGGCGCAGTTCGCGTCCGTGGGGTACTGGATCGACCAGCAGTTCGCGGGTCGGGGCGTGATCCCGCGTGCCGTCGCGATGGTGATCGACCACTGCTTCTTCCTCGGCGGCCTGCACCGCATCGAGATCTGCATCCGCCCCGAGAACTCCAACTCGCTGCGGGTGGTGGAGAAGCTCGGCATCCGCGAGGTCGGCTACGCGCCGTACTTCCTCCACATCGACGGGGAGTGGCGCGACCACCGCATCTTCGCCGTCACCCGCGAGGAGGCGCCCCGCGGTGTCCTCGTGCGCCTCGACCGCCAAATCACATGA
- a CDS encoding helix-turn-helix domain-containing protein: MTLTELCDHLHVPAQTIYDLRCQGRGPRGFRVGRELRFRASEIEAWLTRMEQDDARRHGPGAG, translated from the coding sequence GTGACGCTCACTGAGCTCTGTGACCACCTCCACGTCCCCGCGCAGACCATCTACGACCTGCGCTGCCAGGGCCGTGGACCGCGCGGCTTCCGGGTCGGACGCGAGCTCCGGTTCCGCGCCAGCGAGATCGAGGCATGGCTGACCCGGATGGAGCAGGACGACGCCCGTCGTCACGGCCCGGGGGCTGGCTGA
- a CDS encoding tyrosine-type recombinase/integrase — translation MPGRPRTPVGAFGVVNVRRTGRLTKAETRIRDADGRVRRVTASAATAAAARQRLHDKLRTRPAFGRGGTLSADSPFPSLVALWLEDLDLQDLAEGTKESYRDLIRLHVLPAFEHFMLGEITTGRVEWFLKSQLALSYSRAMHSRSILNLLFGFALRNDALARNPVEGTSQLRKPKNSPQALTLEQVAAIRKAAAEWRTAPGLPGPKSDGQVRDLIELLLGTGMRPGEALALRPCDVRDTEQGMVVRVTGTVVLRKATGLIRQAHPKTASSVRDIPVPEFAAVVIRRRMRTMRPDEGERTIFANRTGGVLNPYNVRRTFREMVELAGLGDTGISLRWYRRTAATVIARGLGTDAAATFLGHTSSAITEGHYIEPDPTTDHAPAAHLERALRPTAPVPDALDTSGAFGEQLELEALFDVEEEAEGGDADA, via the coding sequence ATGCCCGGGCGCCCCCGGACTCCCGTTGGCGCCTTCGGTGTCGTCAACGTGCGCCGTACCGGACGGCTGACCAAGGCCGAGACTCGGATCAGGGATGCGGACGGTCGGGTACGTCGCGTCACAGCCTCGGCCGCAACGGCGGCCGCCGCCCGCCAACGCCTGCACGACAAGCTCAGGACGCGGCCCGCCTTCGGCCGCGGTGGCACGCTGTCGGCCGACAGCCCGTTCCCCTCGCTGGTCGCGCTGTGGCTCGAGGACCTCGACCTGCAGGACCTTGCCGAGGGCACCAAGGAGAGCTACCGCGACCTCATCCGGCTCCACGTGCTCCCTGCCTTCGAGCACTTCATGCTCGGCGAGATCACGACCGGCCGCGTCGAGTGGTTCCTCAAGTCCCAGCTCGCGTTGTCCTACTCGCGAGCGATGCACTCGCGCTCGATCCTGAACCTGCTGTTCGGCTTCGCGCTTCGCAACGACGCGCTCGCCCGCAACCCGGTCGAGGGCACCTCCCAGCTGCGCAAGCCCAAGAACAGCCCGCAGGCACTCACGCTGGAGCAGGTCGCGGCGATCCGGAAGGCCGCGGCCGAATGGCGTACTGCCCCGGGGCTGCCGGGACCGAAGAGCGACGGCCAGGTCCGCGATCTGATCGAGCTCCTGCTCGGCACCGGGATGCGACCGGGGGAGGCATTGGCGCTGCGGCCCTGCGACGTCAGGGACACCGAGCAGGGCATGGTCGTGCGCGTGACCGGCACGGTCGTGTTGCGCAAGGCGACCGGCCTGATCCGGCAGGCGCACCCGAAGACGGCGAGCTCGGTCCGCGACATCCCGGTGCCTGAGTTCGCGGCCGTCGTGATTCGTCGCCGGATGAGGACCATGCGCCCGGACGAGGGTGAGCGCACCATCTTCGCCAACCGCACGGGCGGCGTGCTCAATCCCTACAACGTGCGGCGCACGTTCCGGGAGATGGTCGAGCTCGCTGGCCTCGGCGACACCGGCATCAGCCTGCGCTGGTACCGGCGTACGGCCGCGACCGTGATCGCCCGCGGCCTCGGCACCGACGCCGCCGCCACGTTCCTGGGCCACACCTCGAGCGCCATCACTGAAGGCCACTACATCGAGCCCGACCCGACCACGGATCATGCCCCCGCGGCGCATCTGGAACGCGCGCTGCGGCCCACCGCTCCCGTTCCAGACGCACTGGACACCTCAGGCGCCTTCGGGGAACAGCTCGAGCTCGAGGCGCTCTTCGACGTCGAGGAGGAGGCCGAGGGTGGCGATGCGGACGCCTGA